In the Candidatus Lernaella stagnicola genome, one interval contains:
- a CDS encoding lysoplasmalogenase family protein yields MRTVPYLTFLMFVLLAATTAAGLMLPPDFPGRLPTVMKFLLLAEMVLVIVITARLRSPLLGRPAWRRAGNFILAGLLLSFLGDVNNLRLIDLTFITPVQTLLSVPFFIAAHGLYIASFRLLAKHRGVGSSRWLRLTAVAWPILSLAAWYFIVPAELGIVEKIVALGYTFVVVGMGVASLWLVAAWGTRAWPQALGAALFIFSDALIGVHLPDPSPIATSMIIWMTYVSAQLLIGRTLVLASKEDESHA; encoded by the coding sequence GTGCGTACGGTCCCATACTTAACCTTCTTGATGTTTGTGCTGCTGGCGGCCACGACGGCGGCGGGGTTGATGCTGCCGCCTGATTTCCCGGGGCGCCTGCCGACTGTCATGAAATTCTTATTGCTGGCCGAGATGGTGCTGGTCATCGTGATCACGGCGCGCCTGCGCTCTCCACTGCTGGGCCGACCGGCTTGGCGGCGCGCGGGGAACTTCATCCTGGCCGGTCTGCTGCTTTCCTTTCTCGGCGACGTGAACAACCTGCGGCTGATCGATTTGACCTTCATCACCCCGGTGCAAACCCTGCTGTCGGTGCCGTTTTTCATCGCCGCGCACGGGCTGTACATCGCATCCTTCAGACTGTTGGCGAAACACCGAGGCGTCGGTTCCTCGCGATGGCTCCGGCTGACGGCGGTGGCTTGGCCGATTCTTTCGTTGGCGGCGTGGTACTTCATCGTGCCGGCGGAACTGGGCATTGTTGAGAAAATCGTTGCCTTGGGTTACACCTTCGTGGTGGTCGGCATGGGCGTGGCTTCGCTGTGGTTGGTGGCCGCGTGGGGAACGCGGGCGTGGCCGCAAGCGCTGGGCGCGGCGTTATTCATTTTCTCAGACGCGTTAATTGGCGTACACTTACCGGACCCGTCGCCCATCGCCACGAGTATGATTATCTGGATGACTTACGTCAGCGCACAGTTACTCATTGGACGCACGCTGGTATTGGCAAGCAAGGAGGATGAATCGCATGCGTAG
- a CDS encoding nitronate monooxygenase, producing MKTRMTELFGIQYPIMCGGMLWIAKPELAAAISNTGALGNLTSGNYDTGDDLRAAVDRTRELTDKPFIINITTMPSIRLPVELLQDFFRVCCEKKVAGIEIAGAPVDTFLGPEYLPMAKEAGVKVLHKVGTVKHAAHAQEVGYDAVTIAGFEEGGFPHKDNVSTIVLVPKTVAAVDIPVIAAGGMVDGKSLAAVLALGADGMMMATRFLATKDSGIHENIYRTLLEKSERDTSLNLQTLLAPFGLQVRALRNKIMEQVDEIEATGGDFSQLFPLISGQRAKQVWADGNVDEAMLTIGQSVGRIDDIPTVAELVERIARETEEALDGALTQTRQS from the coding sequence ATGAAAACGCGCATGACCGAACTGTTCGGCATTCAATACCCCATCATGTGCGGCGGGATGCTGTGGATCGCCAAGCCGGAACTGGCCGCCGCGATCAGCAACACCGGCGCGCTGGGGAATCTGACCTCCGGCAACTACGACACCGGCGACGACCTGCGTGCCGCCGTCGACCGCACCCGCGAACTGACCGATAAGCCCTTCATCATCAACATCACGACCATGCCGTCGATTCGGCTGCCGGTCGAGTTGCTGCAGGATTTTTTCCGCGTTTGCTGCGAGAAAAAAGTGGCCGGCATCGAAATCGCCGGCGCCCCGGTCGACACATTCCTGGGCCCCGAGTACCTGCCGATGGCCAAGGAAGCGGGCGTGAAGGTGCTGCACAAGGTCGGCACCGTCAAGCACGCCGCGCACGCGCAGGAGGTCGGCTACGACGCCGTGACTATCGCGGGCTTCGAAGAAGGCGGTTTCCCGCACAAGGATAACGTCTCGACGATCGTCCTGGTGCCCAAAACCGTTGCGGCGGTGGATATCCCCGTGATCGCGGCGGGCGGCATGGTGGACGGTAAGTCGCTGGCGGCCGTTCTGGCCCTGGGCGCCGACGGCATGATGATGGCCACGCGCTTTCTGGCCACCAAAGACAGCGGCATTCACGAGAACATCTACCGGACGCTGCTGGAGAAAAGCGAGCGCGACACGTCGCTGAATCTGCAAACCTTGCTGGCGCCCTTCGGCCTGCAGGTGCGCGCGCTGCGCAACAAGATCATGGAACAGGTCGACGAAATCGAGGCCACGGGCGGTGACTTCTCGCAGCTTTTCCCGCTGATATCCGGCCAACGCGCCAAGCAGGTCTGGGCCGACGGCAACGTGGATGAGGCGATGCTGACCATCGGGCAGTCGGTCGGCCGCATCGACGACATCCCGACCGTCGCCGAGTTGGTGGAGCGAATCGCGCGCGAAACCGAAGAGGCGTTGGACGGCGCTTTAACCCAAACACGCCAGTCGTAG
- a CDS encoding ATP-binding cassette domain-containing protein — MSIFTAENLHLAFGPKPILDAAGFMVSAGERIGVVGPNGTGKSTLFRIIIGAQELDGGRLHFARGVSVGYLPQDILEVGRAPLLQSVLEAVPGKADLETRLTDSEAALHESEDADEQMELAQRIADLHVHLDQFEAEYSEYEAERILMGLGFKTADFRRSLSEFSGGWKMRAALAGLLFKRPDLLLLDEPTNHLDIPSVNWLNEFLLSFRNAIMLISHDGEFLNKQVKRILSFEVEGLRSYPGDYNRYRELRDHEIDVRRAARKNQDAEIRQARHFIRRFRAKASKARQVQSRIKQLEKMEIVEVDHGRQELRFSFPPSERIGKIAVHVENVTQRFGELVLYDGLDAAVSRGDRIALIGYNGAGKTTLLRIMAGDLTPTAGTVECGSNVKLSYYAQHRLDRLDRSRTVLDEVWRVSPSLSQTAVRTICGAFLFSGGDVDKSVSVLSGGELARVSLAQLLVNPGNVLLMDEPTNHLDLLSTEALAETLETFDGTLVFVSHNQAFINRIANKVWDLENGELRVYPGNLADYRYHLSVQEEKENERAERAKSSLEAAPSDADSVPDNKQRHEQRKRINRERTRLERLQREAEDKAAELENRIAKMEARQAELEAKLADPGTYEDPDRYNKLLAEYEEIKGKITELTGRWEHQLKSADKASAKLDRLPTV, encoded by the coding sequence ATGAGTATTTTCACCGCCGAAAACCTGCACTTGGCTTTTGGGCCCAAGCCGATCCTAGACGCCGCGGGTTTCATGGTCAGCGCCGGGGAGCGCATCGGGGTCGTCGGGCCGAACGGCACGGGCAAGTCGACGCTGTTTCGCATCATCATCGGCGCTCAGGAGTTGGACGGCGGGCGGCTGCATTTCGCGCGGGGTGTGTCGGTGGGGTATCTGCCGCAGGACATCCTGGAGGTCGGACGGGCGCCGCTGTTGCAATCGGTGCTCGAGGCCGTGCCGGGCAAGGCGGATCTCGAAACGCGGCTGACCGACTCCGAGGCGGCGCTGCACGAAAGCGAAGACGCCGACGAACAAATGGAGTTGGCGCAGCGCATTGCCGACCTGCACGTCCATCTGGATCAGTTCGAGGCGGAATACAGCGAGTACGAAGCGGAACGAATCCTGATGGGCCTCGGTTTCAAAACAGCGGATTTCCGGCGCTCGCTGAGCGAGTTTTCCGGCGGCTGGAAAATGCGCGCGGCCCTGGCCGGTCTGCTGTTCAAGCGGCCCGACCTGCTGCTGCTCGACGAGCCGACCAACCACCTGGACATCCCCAGCGTCAACTGGCTCAACGAGTTTCTGCTCAGCTTTCGCAACGCCATCATGCTCATCAGCCACGACGGCGAGTTTCTCAACAAGCAGGTCAAGCGCATTCTGTCCTTCGAGGTGGAGGGGCTGCGCAGCTATCCCGGAGATTACAATCGATACCGCGAGCTTCGCGATCACGAAATCGACGTGCGCCGGGCGGCGCGTAAAAATCAGGATGCGGAAATCCGCCAGGCCCGGCACTTCATTCGCCGCTTTCGCGCCAAGGCCAGCAAGGCGCGGCAGGTGCAAAGCCGCATCAAACAACTCGAGAAAATGGAGATTGTCGAAGTCGACCACGGGCGGCAGGAATTGAGATTTTCCTTCCCGCCCAGCGAACGCATCGGCAAAATCGCCGTCCACGTGGAGAATGTCACCCAGCGTTTCGGCGAGCTGGTGTTGTACGACGGCCTCGATGCCGCCGTGTCCCGTGGCGACCGCATCGCGCTGATCGGCTACAACGGCGCCGGCAAAACCACCTTGCTGCGCATCATGGCCGGCGACCTCACGCCCACCGCGGGCACGGTTGAATGCGGCAGCAACGTGAAGCTTTCTTACTACGCGCAACATCGGCTCGACCGCCTGGACCGCAGCCGCACCGTGCTCGACGAAGTATGGCGCGTGAGCCCCTCGCTCAGCCAAACGGCCGTGCGCACGATTTGCGGCGCGTTCCTTTTTTCGGGAGGCGATGTCGATAAATCGGTGAGCGTGCTCTCCGGCGGCGAACTGGCCCGCGTCAGCCTGGCGCAGTTGTTGGTCAACCCCGGCAACGTGTTGTTGATGGACGAGCCGACCAACCACCTGGATCTGCTGTCCACCGAGGCACTGGCCGAAACCTTGGAAACCTTCGACGGCACGTTGGTGTTCGTCAGCCACAACCAGGCGTTCATCAACCGCATCGCCAACAAGGTGTGGGATCTGGAAAACGGTGAATTGCGCGTATACCCGGGGAATCTCGCCGACTACCGCTATCACTTGAGTGTGCAGGAGGAAAAGGAAAACGAGAGGGCGGAACGCGCCAAGTCGAGTTTAGAGGCTGCGCCCAGCGACGCGGACTCGGTCCCCGATAACAAACAGCGTCACGAACAGCGCAAGCGGATCAATCGCGAGCGCACGCGACTGGAGAGGCTGCAACGCGAGGCGGAGGACAAAGCTGCGGAACTCGAGAACCGCATCGCCAAAATGGAAGCTCGTCAGGCCGAGTTGGAGGCCAAACTGGCCGATCCGGGTACCTACGAGGATCCCGACCGATACAACAAGCTGCTGGCCGAATACGAAGAGATAAAAGGAAAGATCACCGAACTGACCGGTCGTTGGGAACACCAACTCAAAAGCGCGGACAAAGCATCCGCCAAACTTGACCGCCTACCGACTGTTTAA
- the msrB gene encoding peptide-methionine (R)-S-oxide reductase MsrB yields the protein MTDKTKKTDSEWKGLLSAEEYRVLRKKGTERAFSGEFWKHKDTGVYVCAGCGTPLFSSDHKFVSGTGWPSYWQPIDANSVRLERDGTLGMARTEVLCGACGGHLGHVFDDGPAPTGQRYCINSVSLDFTPAESDQQK from the coding sequence ATGACTGATAAAACAAAGAAAACGGATAGCGAATGGAAAGGGTTGCTCAGCGCGGAAGAATACCGGGTTCTGCGCAAAAAGGGCACCGAACGCGCTTTCTCGGGCGAGTTCTGGAAACACAAAGACACCGGTGTCTACGTTTGTGCCGGATGCGGTACGCCGCTGTTTTCCTCCGATCATAAGTTCGTTTCGGGGACCGGTTGGCCGAGCTACTGGCAGCCGATTGACGCAAACAGCGTCCGATTGGAACGCGATGGGACGCTGGGAATGGCCCGAACGGAAGTGTTATGCGGCGCATGCGGCGGTCATCTGGGCCATGTGTTCGACGACGGCCCGGCGCCGACCGGTCAGCGCTACTGCATCAACTCCGTTTCGCTGGATTTCACGCCGGCCGAATCCGACCAGCAGAAGTAG
- a CDS encoding PfkB family carbohydrate kinase gives MTLKAGRPLIFGEVLFDVFPDGTEVLGGAPFNVARHLQGFGERPLMITGVGDDARGQAILECMTSWQMDIRGVQVLKPWPTGTVAVHFKDGEPHYDIEADRAYDHVESGSAREAVGGQSISVLYHGTLATRHEQAAQTLADLVSDTGAPRFVDVNLRDPWWAMHEVWTGIEAANWAKMNEAELRLLHGGEGPLREAAVDVLERAMLDGLVVTRGEHGALLVRGEAEVLEEPAAAVTDLADTVGAGDAFSAVLLLGFLRGWPPADTLARASQFAAEICGHRGALPRDAALYEPFAHEWRIA, from the coding sequence ATGACTTTGAAGGCGGGGCGTCCGCTTATTTTCGGGGAAGTGTTGTTCGACGTTTTCCCGGACGGCACGGAAGTGCTGGGCGGCGCTCCCTTCAATGTTGCCCGGCATTTGCAGGGATTCGGCGAGCGTCCGCTGATGATCACCGGCGTGGGCGACGATGCGCGCGGGCAAGCGATTCTGGAATGCATGACTTCGTGGCAGATGGATATCCGCGGCGTGCAGGTCCTCAAGCCATGGCCGACGGGAACCGTCGCCGTGCATTTCAAGGACGGCGAACCGCACTACGACATCGAGGCGGATCGCGCTTACGATCACGTTGAATCCGGCTCGGCGCGTGAGGCGGTGGGCGGTCAGTCGATCTCGGTTTTGTACCACGGCACGTTGGCGACGCGGCACGAGCAGGCGGCGCAAACTCTGGCGGACCTGGTGTCCGACACCGGAGCGCCGCGCTTTGTCGATGTGAATCTGCGTGATCCGTGGTGGGCGATGCATGAAGTCTGGACGGGTATCGAAGCGGCGAATTGGGCGAAAATGAACGAAGCCGAGTTGCGGCTCTTGCACGGCGGCGAGGGCCCCTTGCGAGAGGCGGCCGTCGATGTTCTCGAGCGCGCGATGCTCGACGGCCTCGTGGTGACGCGCGGCGAACACGGCGCGTTGCTCGTGCGCGGCGAGGCGGAAGTGCTCGAGGAACCCGCGGCGGCGGTGACCGATTTGGCCGATACCGTCGGTGCGGGCGACGCCTTCAGCGCCGTGCTGTTACTCGGTTTTCTCCGCGGCTGGCCGCCGGCCGACACGTTAGCGCGCGCCTCGCAATTTGCCGCTGAAATATGCGGGCACCGCGGCGCATTACCCCGCGACGCCGCTTTGTATGAGCCCTTTGCACACGAATGGAGGATTGCATGA
- a CDS encoding alpha/beta hydrolase, with amino-acid sequence MSHLERRVTWGALICIGIALLLLSGCKEDVGAGDTAWNEYVAPYRHSLEVEGLELHYIDIGRGKPLVLIHGFADSTYCFHENLKPLVEAGYRVILIDQPGMGRSEIPSDDYTYSIENQAAGVAGLVEALGVDRYTIGGSSMGGGISLYLALTKPESIERLILFDPACFDLGRHGMMPFAERPGLRDVIGAATGRWAVGMALQDVYYDRRKVTVELLDEYARPLDKDGYRKALIRLLTEYHSPRFKWMSMNYSALTKPTFIFWGRQDRWVPLEFGRRLNAALPNSHLEIIDKSGHLPHQERPELVNPLLLDFLRNGE; translated from the coding sequence ATGAGTCATCTTGAACGCCGCGTAACATGGGGCGCGCTGATCTGCATCGGCATCGCCTTGTTGCTCCTTTCCGGGTGCAAGGAGGACGTCGGCGCGGGAGACACGGCTTGGAACGAGTACGTCGCGCCGTATCGTCACTCGCTCGAAGTGGAGGGCTTGGAGCTTCATTACATCGACATCGGCCGCGGCAAGCCGCTGGTGCTGATTCACGGCTTTGCTGACTCGACCTATTGCTTTCACGAGAACCTCAAGCCGCTGGTGGAGGCAGGATATCGAGTCATTCTGATCGATCAGCCCGGCATGGGGCGTTCGGAAATCCCCAGCGACGACTACACATATTCCATCGAGAACCAAGCGGCGGGCGTTGCCGGCCTCGTCGAGGCATTGGGCGTGGACCGCTATACGATCGGCGGCAGCAGTATGGGCGGCGGCATCTCGCTCTACCTGGCGCTGACCAAACCCGAATCGATCGAGCGGCTGATCCTCTTCGATCCGGCGTGCTTCGATCTCGGCCGTCATGGAATGATGCCGTTTGCGGAACGACCGGGACTGCGCGACGTCATTGGAGCGGCGACCGGGCGTTGGGCGGTCGGCATGGCGCTGCAGGATGTCTACTACGATCGCCGTAAAGTCACCGTCGAATTGCTCGACGAGTACGCACGCCCACTCGACAAAGACGGATATCGAAAGGCGCTGATTCGCCTGCTGACCGAGTACCATTCGCCCCGTTTCAAATGGATGTCCATGAATTATTCCGCCCTGACAAAACCGACGTTCATCTTCTGGGGGCGCCAGGATAGATGGGTGCCGTTGGAGTTCGGACGACGTTTGAACGCGGCGCTGCCGAACTCGCACCTGGAAATTATTGATAAGAGCGGCCACTTGCCGCATCAGGAACGGCCGGAGCTGGTTAACCCGCTACTGCTCGACTTTTTGCGCAATGGCGAGTGA